A single window of Chloroflexota bacterium DNA harbors:
- a CDS encoding TrkA family potassium uptake protein: MMVLIVGGGKVGTHLASMLLSEGYRVKVIELKREEIPRLQRDLPAEVVIQGNGTDPNVLEAAGIRQADVVAAVTGADETNLVVASLAHFEFHVPRVIARVNNPKNAWLFTPEMGVDVGLNQADLMAHLIAEEMSLGDMMTLLKLRKGQYSLVEEKVDPTAIAVGKAVRELQLPSECQLAAIIRKGQLLIPHGDTVLQPADEVLAVVHASQVAQLAVLLGPQASSTSQSGKQ; the protein is encoded by the coding sequence ATGATGGTCTTGATTGTAGGGGGAGGCAAAGTAGGAACGCATTTAGCCTCCATGCTACTAAGCGAGGGGTATCGCGTGAAAGTCATCGAACTCAAGCGGGAAGAGATCCCGCGCTTGCAGCGTGATCTGCCAGCAGAAGTGGTGATACAAGGCAACGGCACAGACCCCAACGTGCTAGAGGCAGCTGGTATTCGTCAGGCAGATGTCGTCGCGGCTGTAACAGGAGCAGATGAAACGAACCTCGTTGTGGCTAGCCTGGCGCACTTCGAGTTTCATGTGCCAAGAGTCATCGCTCGCGTAAACAACCCCAAGAACGCTTGGCTATTCACTCCAGAAATGGGCGTGGACGTGGGACTGAACCAGGCAGACCTAATGGCCCATCTCATTGCGGAGGAGATGTCGCTGGGCGACATGATGACCTTGCTCAAGTTGCGCAAAGGGCAGTACTCGCTGGTAGAGGAGAAGGTGGATCCCACCGCCATAGCCGTAGGTAAGGCAGTGCGCGAACTGCAACTACCCAGTGAATGTCAATTGGCCGCTATCATCCGCAAGGGACAGCTCCTCATTCCTCATGGCGATACCGTGTTGCAGCCCGCTGACGAGGTACTGGCCGTGGTGCATGCCTCACAAGTAGCCCAACTGGCAGTTCTCCTTGGCCCACAAGCAAGTTCTACGTCTCAAAGCGGAAAACAATAA
- a CDS encoding NAD-binding protein, with translation MKIIIIGCGRLGAGLAKLLSLQGHAVTVVDSDPLAFERLGPAFKGKTVVGIGFDHEVLIQAGIERADCLAAVTASDDANVVAARLASQVFHVPKVVARLYDPRKAEIYQRLGLQTISPVTWGINQIAELLCRSPLETVLRLGSDVNIIEAEVPALLVGRTVRDLTVLGEVHVVAITRSGKTFLPTQGTVLQAGDLIHLAALTTSTKRLKALLGLE, from the coding sequence ATGAAAATCATCATTATTGGTTGTGGAAGGCTTGGCGCTGGACTGGCAAAACTGCTCAGCCTGCAAGGCCACGCCGTGACCGTGGTGGATAGCGATCCTCTTGCCTTTGAACGTTTGGGCCCTGCATTCAAAGGCAAGACGGTAGTTGGCATTGGCTTTGATCATGAAGTCCTAATACAAGCTGGAATCGAACGCGCCGATTGTCTGGCGGCGGTAACAGCCAGCGATGATGCCAATGTGGTGGCTGCTCGCCTTGCTAGTCAGGTATTCCATGTCCCCAAGGTTGTCGCCCGCCTGTATGATCCACGCAAAGCGGAAATCTACCAACGGCTTGGACTGCAGACCATCTCTCCCGTCACGTGGGGCATCAATCAAATTGCTGAGTTGCTTTGCCGTTCTCCCCTGGAAACCGTCCTGAGACTGGGCAGCGACGTCAACATCATCGAAGCGGAAGTGCCTGCTCTCCTGGTGGGACGCACTGTGCGGGACCTGACCGTCCTGGGCGAGGTTCACGTAGTGGCAATCACGCGCAGTGGCAAGACCTTCTTACCCACGCAGGGCACGGTGCTTCAAGCTGGCGACCTGATTCATCTGGCAGCTCTCACCACATCTACCAAACGGCTCAAGGCGCTGCTGGGATTGGAATAA
- a CDS encoding cation-transporting P-type ATPase encodes MSRQTNAPTETDNLELIHALAIAEVYQALDTRPGGLTQAEAAERLRRFGRNAIHKVKGKPLILRFLVNFTHLMAILLWVGGAIAFIAQMPQLGIAIWLVNFINGAFSFWQEYRAEKAAEALRRLLPTYARVLREGEEQHIPAEELVPGDVLLLSEGDHISADGRLVHEVELQIDQSTLTGESHPVHKTSEAVLQTDLARSELPNLVFAGTNVVAGTGKAVVFATGMKTEFGRIAHFTQALEEEPSPLQQELSNVTKVVTAVAVGVGLIFFVLAAALVGINLAESFIFSLGMIVAFVPEGLLPTVTLALAMGTQRMAQRHALIKKLSAVETLGCTSIICTDKTGTLTQNEMTVRGLWVAGRQLTVTGVGYAPEGRILSAGQPIPIPVDGDLRQLLVAGVLCNNAHLLPPNDDSPRWSVLGDPTEAALQVLALKGGLDLETEMRQAPCLCELPFESRRKRMSMVRQSGTVRVAYVKGAPKETLALCSHIQMDGLQRPLDEAMRAQIIAANDEYARNGLRVLAVAMRSLAGDASCYAPSEYTAQDVERDLTFLGLVAMMDPPRPEVAEAVEKCHRAGIRVVMITGDYGLTAESIARRIGIIRTRNPRIISGSELDAMDDGKLQEALQAEVIFARVAPEHKLRVVSALQKMGHIVAVTGDGVNDAPALKKANIGVAMGLAGTDVAKEAADMVLTDDNFASIVNAIEEGRAVYANIKKFITYIFTSNTPEAVPFILFALSRARIPLALNVMQILSIDLGTDIVPALALGAEPPEPGLMDRPPRNLKEHAITPALLARAYLWLGPVQSLATMAAFYLQYWMNGYRGQWLDLPSSGILYRSATAMALAAVVTTQIGNLFAQRSERISTFRVSPWNNRLLWVGILSELAVVGLIIYVPLFQSIFGTASFPLQNWLFLFAWTPSLLLMDELRKMWLRYRERQRSVPTQPK; translated from the coding sequence ATGAGCAGACAGACCAATGCCCCTACTGAAACAGATAACCTAGAGCTGATCCATGCTCTAGCAATTGCAGAAGTATACCAGGCCCTGGATACGCGCCCGGGGGGATTAACGCAGGCAGAAGCTGCCGAGCGCCTGCGACGCTTTGGACGAAACGCCATCCATAAGGTGAAAGGCAAACCCCTTATCCTGCGCTTCCTGGTCAATTTTACCCACCTCATGGCAATCCTGCTGTGGGTTGGTGGTGCAATCGCTTTCATCGCTCAGATGCCCCAGTTAGGCATCGCGATTTGGCTAGTCAATTTCATCAACGGCGCTTTCAGCTTCTGGCAGGAATATCGTGCAGAGAAAGCCGCCGAGGCTTTGCGCCGTCTCCTTCCAACTTATGCCCGTGTGTTGCGCGAGGGAGAGGAGCAGCACATTCCTGCTGAGGAATTGGTGCCCGGCGATGTGCTGCTGTTGAGTGAGGGGGATCACATCTCTGCCGATGGCCGCCTAGTGCATGAGGTGGAACTCCAGATAGACCAATCCACCCTCACGGGAGAATCCCACCCAGTGCACAAGACGAGCGAAGCTGTTCTGCAAACGGACTTGGCTCGTAGCGAGTTGCCCAACCTGGTCTTTGCCGGCACAAATGTGGTTGCTGGCACAGGCAAGGCAGTTGTCTTTGCGACAGGCATGAAAACCGAGTTCGGCAGAATCGCCCATTTCACGCAAGCATTGGAGGAAGAGCCAAGCCCCTTGCAGCAAGAGTTGAGCAACGTAACCAAAGTGGTCACGGCCGTGGCGGTGGGAGTCGGCTTGATCTTCTTCGTGTTGGCTGCCGCGTTGGTTGGCATCAATCTGGCCGAGAGCTTTATCTTTTCCCTAGGCATGATCGTTGCATTTGTGCCCGAGGGGCTGCTGCCCACGGTGACCCTAGCCTTGGCTATGGGTACACAGCGCATGGCTCAACGCCATGCTTTGATTAAGAAACTCTCCGCCGTCGAGACGCTGGGCTGCACCAGCATCATCTGCACCGACAAGACTGGCACACTCACTCAGAATGAAATGACGGTGCGCGGCCTGTGGGTAGCCGGACGGCAACTGACCGTAACTGGCGTTGGTTATGCGCCTGAGGGTCGAATCCTGTCCGCTGGACAACCTATCCCGATCCCTGTAGATGGCGATCTACGGCAATTGCTTGTCGCTGGCGTCCTCTGCAACAATGCTCATCTCCTGCCTCCTAACGATGATTCCCCACGCTGGTCAGTGCTAGGCGATCCCACTGAAGCCGCTTTACAAGTACTGGCCCTCAAAGGTGGGCTCGACCTGGAAACCGAAATGCGCCAAGCCCCATGTTTGTGCGAACTCCCCTTCGAGTCGCGTCGCAAACGCATGAGCATGGTTCGGCAGAGCGGAACCGTGCGAGTAGCCTATGTCAAAGGCGCGCCAAAAGAAACGCTGGCGCTATGTAGCCATATCCAAATGGATGGTCTGCAGCGTCCCTTGGATGAGGCCATGCGTGCACAAATTATCGCTGCCAATGACGAGTATGCACGCAACGGATTGCGTGTACTGGCTGTTGCCATGCGCTCACTAGCAGGAGATGCATCCTGTTATGCTCCATCAGAGTATACAGCCCAGGACGTCGAGCGTGATCTGACCTTTCTCGGGTTGGTAGCGATGATGGATCCACCCCGACCAGAAGTGGCGGAAGCTGTAGAGAAATGTCATCGTGCTGGTATACGCGTAGTGATGATCACCGGAGATTATGGGCTGACCGCGGAAAGCATCGCCCGCCGCATAGGCATCATCCGCACCAGAAATCCCCGCATCATCAGCGGCAGCGAATTGGATGCCATGGATGACGGGAAGCTGCAGGAAGCTTTGCAGGCTGAGGTCATCTTCGCCCGTGTGGCTCCAGAGCACAAACTGCGTGTGGTTAGCGCGCTTCAGAAGATGGGACACATTGTGGCGGTCACAGGTGACGGGGTCAATGATGCGCCGGCCTTGAAAAAGGCGAACATCGGAGTGGCAATGGGACTCGCTGGCACCGATGTGGCTAAGGAGGCAGCGGATATGGTCCTGACGGACGATAATTTCGCCTCCATTGTCAATGCCATAGAGGAAGGGCGAGCGGTCTATGCCAATATCAAGAAATTCATCACGTACATCTTTACTAGCAACACGCCTGAAGCCGTGCCCTTTATCCTTTTTGCACTCAGCCGGGCGCGCATCCCATTGGCCCTGAATGTGATGCAAATTCTCTCCATTGACCTAGGCACCGACATCGTGCCTGCCCTGGCTCTAGGTGCTGAGCCCCCAGAACCTGGGTTGATGGATCGTCCCCCGCGCAATTTGAAAGAGCATGCCATTACCCCTGCCCTGCTGGCTCGTGCATATCTCTGGTTGGGACCAGTACAAAGTTTGGCGACGATGGCCGCCTTTTACCTGCAGTACTGGATGAACGGCTACCGGGGGCAATGGTTGGATTTGCCTTCGAGTGGCATTCTGTACCGTTCTGCAACGGCTATGGCGCTTGCTGCAGTCGTAACGACCCAGATTGGCAACTTGTTCGCCCAGCGTTCAGAGCGAATCTCTACCTTTCGTGTGAGTCCGTGGAACAACCGGTTGCTATGGGTGGGTATCCTCAGCGAACTCGCGGTCGTCGGACTGATTATTTATGTCCCATTGTTTCAAAGCATTTTTGGCACAGCGTCCTTCCCATTGCAGAACTGGTTGTTCCTGTTTGCCTGGACGCCGTCCTTGCTATTGATGGACGAATTGCGCAAGATGTGGCTGCGCTACCGTGAACGTCAGAGGTCTGTACCAACTCAACCGAAGTAA
- a CDS encoding sulfite oxidase-like oxidoreductase: protein MDEEIIISPDTKRVNRIPPGQRLTDKWPVLHYGFVSQIDLAQWTFTISGLVKEKRVLSYEEFTALPRVKVFSDIHCVTGWSRLNNLWGGISTNTIKSLTTILPEAKFVIVHAAGNFTTNLTLDDFFALDALFAMEHDHQPLTPAHGYPVRLVIPRLYFWKSAKWVTGIEFRAKDMPGFWESRGYHNHGDPWKEERYS from the coding sequence ATGGACGAAGAAATCATCATTAGCCCGGATACAAAAAGAGTAAACCGGATACCCCCGGGCCAGCGGCTCACTGACAAATGGCCTGTGCTGCATTACGGTTTTGTGTCCCAAATTGACTTGGCTCAGTGGACGTTCACTATATCGGGCTTGGTCAAAGAAAAACGAGTTTTGAGTTATGAAGAATTCACTGCCTTGCCCCGTGTGAAGGTGTTCTCTGACATCCATTGCGTCACAGGTTGGTCACGACTGAACAACCTGTGGGGAGGGATAAGCACCAACACGATCAAGAGCTTGACCACGATACTCCCTGAGGCCAAATTTGTCATCGTCCACGCCGCAGGTAATTTCACGACCAATCTCACGCTGGACGATTTCTTCGCATTGGATGCGTTATTCGCCATGGAGCATGACCATCAACCTCTCACGCCAGCGCATGGTTATCCAGTGCGGCTAGTCATACCTAGACTCTACTTTTGGAAAAGCGCCAAATGGGTTACTGGCATCGAATTCAGAGCAAAGGATATGCCCGGCTTTTGGGAATCCCGTGGATACCACAATCACGGTGACCCATGGAAAGAAGAGAGATATAGTTAG
- a CDS encoding DegV family protein, with product MPKIAIVTDSGADLPQELCARYGITVVPLVVRFGEEVYLDGQLSVDEFWKKAEKGPPYPQTSQPATGMFEQVFAELIGQGNHVLCLTITSKHSGTLNSAYAAAQNFPGQVTVFDTLSLSLAQAYQAITAAKAAAEGKSLEEILTQLENIRARTHLFIVLDTIEYLRRGGRADQIIPVLERVVRMLNIKPILEVIDGQLKLLGAARSREKGLERIQQEIASRAPAEMLIVVYTRQTNAAAAPSFARTLAECIHFPLEQVMMTETGAVLSSHAGPGVIAAAIVQHKD from the coding sequence ATGCCTAAAATTGCGATAGTCACCGATAGTGGGGCAGACCTGCCCCAAGAGCTTTGCGCCCGATATGGCATTACCGTAGTGCCGCTGGTCGTGCGCTTTGGCGAAGAGGTGTATCTGGATGGCCAGCTATCGGTGGACGAGTTCTGGAAAAAAGCGGAAAAAGGGCCACCTTACCCCCAGACTTCACAGCCAGCCACCGGGATGTTCGAGCAAGTATTCGCGGAATTGATCGGACAAGGCAATCACGTCCTGTGCTTAACGATCACGAGCAAACATAGCGGAACGCTTAACTCAGCCTATGCTGCCGCGCAAAATTTTCCCGGGCAAGTCACGGTCTTTGACACGCTTTCTCTCTCGCTAGCCCAGGCCTATCAGGCGATAACCGCTGCCAAGGCAGCCGCAGAGGGCAAAAGCCTCGAAGAAATCCTGACCCAACTTGAAAACATCCGCGCCCGTACGCACCTGTTCATTGTTCTGGATACCATCGAGTACTTGCGACGGGGTGGACGCGCTGATCAGATTATTCCCGTGCTGGAACGTGTGGTCCGCATGTTAAATATCAAACCTATTCTCGAAGTGATAGATGGCCAACTCAAACTGCTGGGCGCTGCTCGCTCGCGTGAGAAGGGACTGGAGCGTATTCAGCAAGAAATTGCTAGCCGGGCCCCGGCAGAAATGCTCATCGTCGTTTACACCAGACAGACCAATGCTGCGGCTGCACCCTCTTTCGCCCGCACGCTTGCGGAGTGCATCCACTTTCCGCTCGAGCAGGTCATGATGACAGAAACAGGCGCTGTCCTATCCAGCCATGCTGGTCCAGGAGTGATTGCCGCAGCCATTGTGCAGCATAAGGACTAG
- a CDS encoding 4Fe-4S binding protein, with amino-acid sequence MCLLSIPRFRELAITKVSRLISFLLTARRRYVQAFSFLVMNSFVLQSLKAVPCLGMNCYACPAAIFACPIGTLQHFAAIHQFPFYTLGVLGLVGALMGRLACGWLCPFGWFQELMYGLGRRLRPEDLHPTTWRWPDQWVSSHLGWLRYAFLIMLVGIVPFFTHEPWFSKLCPVGTIEAGIPWILLDAGLRAQAGWLFVVKVVILLGFLVWMLGSKRPFCRLVCPLGAIWSPFNRLSTLRLAVDETSCSQCGLCRRVCPVDICIYEDANSTGCIRCMECVRACPEAAIRLLGEEDKQICRVTEHGIRENVKRDMQNGIRKT; translated from the coding sequence ATGTGTTTGCTATCAATACCGAGGTTCAGGGAGTTAGCAATAACCAAAGTGTCTAGATTGATCTCTTTTTTGCTCACAGCGCGAAGGCGTTACGTCCAGGCCTTTTCGTTTCTCGTGATGAATTCGTTTGTCCTGCAGTCCTTGAAGGCTGTTCCTTGTTTGGGCATGAATTGTTACGCATGTCCTGCAGCTATCTTTGCCTGTCCTATTGGCACATTGCAGCATTTTGCCGCGATACATCAATTTCCCTTCTATACCTTGGGTGTGCTTGGCTTGGTCGGAGCATTGATGGGGCGCCTGGCTTGTGGCTGGTTGTGTCCCTTTGGATGGTTCCAAGAACTGATGTATGGGCTGGGACGCAGGCTGCGCCCCGAGGATCTCCATCCCACTACATGGCGCTGGCCCGATCAGTGGGTGTCAAGCCACTTGGGCTGGTTGCGTTATGCATTCCTGATCATGCTGGTAGGCATTGTTCCATTTTTCACGCACGAACCCTGGTTCTCTAAACTCTGTCCGGTTGGGACGATTGAGGCGGGTATTCCCTGGATTCTCCTGGATGCCGGCTTGCGTGCACAGGCAGGGTGGTTGTTTGTAGTGAAAGTAGTCATCTTGTTGGGGTTCCTCGTCTGGATGTTGGGTAGCAAGCGTCCATTCTGCCGCTTGGTCTGCCCTCTTGGGGCCATCTGGTCGCCCTTCAATCGGCTCAGCACGTTGCGTTTGGCTGTGGATGAGACAAGCTGCAGCCAATGCGGACTTTGTCGCAGAGTATGCCCAGTGGACATCTGCATCTATGAAGATGCTAACTCCACAGGATGCATCCGCTGCATGGAATGCGTACGGGCCTGTCCAGAGGCAGCGATTCGTCTGCTAGGGGAAGAGGACAAGCAGATCTGCCGGGTTACGGAACACGGGATACGCGAAAACGTAAAACGGGATATGCAAAACGGAATACGTAAAACGTAA
- a CDS encoding DUF3786 domain-containing protein, translated as MPRPREMGYQTALEKACRDLQKLEPYKTAYMAGCDFRQDDEGGQFLVPFFGEEHIVTFPHISVRNASGQEADITTRLIILHYLIHADGTFPADRWITFRELPDGLIYDQAFQKRASLRLVQAYGRDAKGFAVAAKALGGERLSFGDAAYMFRLLPRIRMAVILHLGDEEFGPTVNVLFDAAAGHYLPIEDLAVLGGMLASKLIKAGNV; from the coding sequence ATGCCTCGTCCAAGAGAAATGGGATACCAGACTGCCTTGGAAAAGGCCTGTCGCGACTTGCAAAAACTCGAACCCTACAAGACAGCGTATATGGCTGGCTGCGACTTTCGCCAGGATGATGAAGGGGGACAGTTCCTGGTTCCCTTTTTTGGAGAAGAGCATATCGTCACTTTTCCCCACATTTCCGTGCGCAATGCCAGCGGCCAAGAAGCAGACATCACCACGCGCCTTATTATCCTGCACTACCTCATTCACGCCGATGGGACGTTCCCAGCCGACCGTTGGATCACGTTTCGTGAGCTGCCCGATGGGCTGATCTATGACCAAGCCTTTCAGAAACGCGCCAGCCTGCGCTTGGTGCAGGCTTATGGGAGGGATGCCAAGGGCTTTGCCGTGGCGGCAAAGGCTCTGGGCGGAGAGCGGCTCTCCTTCGGTGACGCCGCTTATATGTTTCGCCTGCTGCCTCGTATACGCATGGCGGTCATTCTCCATCTCGGGGATGAAGAATTTGGGCCAACTGTGAACGTCCTTTTCGATGCGGCTGCTGGCCATTACCTGCCCATCGAAGACCTGGCCGTGCTTGGGGGCATGCTAGCCAGCAAGTTAATCAAAGCAGGCAACGTGTAA